The following proteins are encoded in a genomic region of Vibrio spartinae:
- a CDS encoding peptidoglycan binding protein CsiV: MNKLIPLLMLLIAMPSWAQRQFDIEVIIFKRVVNAEQTNETWPNVLPPIDYRHTGNLSSQAYLDQKGVTRLPASEYKLNKQEEKLKNHAGFQVLLHTAWRQSDEGKANAPAFHILAGKDYSSQFHPDGREITPSTSAQQSPIEDTVEKAVPKPLYELDGKLQVYVQHYLYVDALLDLKEPSVRDIAVEETPVDFSQDTTNEDDSVQFGHLQSISPTVTEERFLKSYRLDQKRRMRSGETLYFDHPLMGIILQVRKVQDAS, translated from the coding sequence ATGAATAAGCTGATCCCACTGCTAATGTTATTAATTGCCATGCCTTCTTGGGCACAACGCCAATTTGACATTGAAGTGATCATTTTTAAGCGCGTCGTGAATGCCGAACAAACCAATGAGACATGGCCCAATGTGCTTCCACCGATAGATTACCGACATACAGGTAATCTGAGTTCTCAGGCCTATCTAGACCAGAAAGGTGTCACACGATTACCGGCCTCAGAATACAAGTTGAACAAGCAGGAAGAAAAGCTGAAAAATCATGCGGGCTTTCAAGTATTGCTGCATACCGCTTGGCGTCAGAGTGATGAAGGCAAAGCCAATGCTCCGGCTTTTCATATTTTAGCCGGCAAGGATTACTCATCTCAGTTTCATCCAGACGGTCGTGAAATCACACCATCGACAAGCGCTCAACAGTCTCCCATTGAAGATACGGTTGAAAAAGCAGTACCAAAACCCCTTTATGAGCTAGATGGAAAATTACAGGTTTATGTACAACATTATCTCTACGTCGATGCGCTTTTGGATCTGAAAGAACCGAGCGTTCGAGATATTGCTGTTGAAGAAACCCCGGTTGATTTTTCACAAGATACCACGAACGAAGATGACAGTGTTCAGTTTGGTCACCTGCAATCGATCTCTCCGACGGTCACAGAAGAGCGTTTTCTGAAGTCATATCGGCTGGATCAAAAACGCAGAATGCGCAGCGGTGAAACCCTCTATTTTGATCATCCGCTGATGGGGATTATTCTACAGGTCAGAAAAGTTCAGGATGCATCGTAG
- a CDS encoding response regulator transcription factor: MCPLLEAKDQTLFISANWIGNNKLISEALLYKKITLIDQHSLLFSQHEIAQLYPDSYSDIYLQTKGWPVLVANWKELDSERYKESLQEFIQARILPSLSYHEQRLLIALAFSASIKKNLVPLESSHIENLAPLIELDRENRYILGIPYLRNTLESIARADPRIYQEAMRIVAKNHYRSGQIYIAIQTAINTQNIDLAIHWFKQSGSGMYGYYHGFSELQQILDAFPVEVIESELSLCWAKTIYLFKNQQFVEARGFIENLQLLKQPYYRHEQDRAIAILILAKYDTYFAATSDSFKLDKLHKLEFDLSADENAIMNYYGMVSIHYSNLGDWFQAAVYQRKELELAIKNDIPYLIFYCHFNLARINLRMGYIDVAAEHSQAAKRHIKRISFYHTLSFEHNFIDLVDGMIELMRGESSPALKSWNKVSILRKHSEVWPEFITQFDFFGLATQLINDDFEQAVSLLDELHYEYQIRFSDPHATIYFNLLLILILQQQERWVEAQTKLNQINASKATVIGTFVELYEWLNYRNDIGLIAIHKVPQPPQTNWVQRNDTAWSDICYSLQEIKLLWHNGNTSTVTTKLLSLFYRAYKLNLWLPLLLEMHWLNPILKRIKASEKKRIQYTQFEQAILHWEEKCQLSGRRINVTELTNKQLLIIQRLAEGLSNKQIAQYTGLSESTVKFHLKNIFRQFDLKNRQALVQLANDKGWIH; the protein is encoded by the coding sequence ATGTGCCCGCTTCTTGAAGCGAAAGACCAGACTTTATTTATTAGTGCCAACTGGATAGGCAACAACAAATTAATTTCTGAAGCGCTGCTATACAAAAAAATTACCCTGATTGATCAACACTCGCTGTTGTTCTCTCAACATGAAATCGCACAGTTGTACCCGGATAGTTACAGCGATATTTATTTGCAGACGAAAGGCTGGCCGGTACTGGTTGCCAACTGGAAAGAGCTGGACAGTGAGCGATACAAAGAATCACTGCAGGAGTTTATTCAGGCAAGGATACTTCCAAGCCTGTCTTATCATGAACAGCGGCTGTTGATAGCACTGGCTTTTAGCGCCAGTATCAAAAAAAATCTTGTCCCGCTTGAGAGTTCGCATATTGAAAACCTCGCTCCGCTCATTGAGCTGGATAGAGAGAATCGCTACATCCTTGGCATTCCATACCTGAGAAACACACTGGAAAGCATCGCCAGAGCCGATCCCCGAATTTATCAGGAAGCGATGCGAATCGTGGCTAAAAACCACTATAGAAGCGGTCAAATATACATCGCTATTCAAACGGCTATCAATACTCAAAACATCGACTTAGCCATACACTGGTTCAAACAAAGTGGCAGCGGTATGTACGGGTACTATCATGGCTTTTCTGAATTACAACAAATTCTGGATGCATTCCCGGTTGAAGTCATTGAGAGTGAGCTGTCACTATGCTGGGCAAAAACAATTTATCTGTTTAAAAACCAGCAGTTTGTAGAAGCACGTGGCTTTATCGAAAACTTACAATTGCTCAAGCAGCCGTACTATCGACACGAACAGGACCGAGCTATCGCTATCCTGATCCTCGCTAAATACGATACCTATTTCGCCGCAACTTCCGACAGTTTTAAACTCGACAAATTACATAAACTCGAATTCGACCTGTCCGCAGATGAAAACGCGATTATGAACTACTACGGGATGGTATCGATTCATTATAGCAACCTTGGTGACTGGTTTCAGGCTGCTGTATATCAGCGTAAAGAGCTGGAGCTTGCGATAAAAAATGACATCCCATACCTCATATTCTACTGCCATTTCAATCTGGCACGTATTAACTTGCGTATGGGTTATATTGATGTTGCCGCTGAACACAGTCAGGCCGCAAAACGCCATATTAAGCGTATCAGCTTTTATCACACGTTGAGTTTTGAACACAACTTCATCGATCTTGTTGATGGCATGATCGAGCTGATGCGCGGTGAAAGCTCACCGGCACTAAAATCGTGGAATAAAGTATCTATCTTACGTAAACATTCGGAAGTCTGGCCGGAATTTATCACACAATTCGACTTTTTCGGTCTTGCCACGCAGCTGATCAATGATGATTTTGAACAGGCGGTTTCGCTTCTTGATGAGCTTCATTATGAATATCAAATCCGATTTTCAGACCCTCATGCAACCATCTATTTCAACCTGCTGTTGATTCTTATCTTGCAGCAGCAGGAACGCTGGGTAGAAGCACAAACCAAACTGAATCAAATCAATGCCAGTAAAGCAACCGTGATCGGCACGTTCGTCGAGCTTTATGAGTGGCTGAATTATCGTAACGATATCGGATTAATTGCCATCCACAAAGTCCCCCAGCCACCCCAAACAAACTGGGTTCAACGCAATGATACAGCTTGGTCAGATATCTGTTATTCACTACAGGAAATCAAACTGTTGTGGCACAACGGTAACACCTCTACCGTAACCACCAAGCTGCTATCACTGTTCTATCGGGCATATAAGCTAAATTTGTGGCTACCACTACTACTGGAGATGCATTGGCTGAATCCAATACTAAAGAGAATAAAAGCTAGTGAGAAAAAGCGGATTCAATATACTCAGTTTGAGCAGGCGATTTTACATTGGGAAGAAAAATGTCAACTCAGCGGCAGGCGAATCAATGTCACCGAGTTGACCAATAAGCAACTGCTTATTATTCAGCGCTTAGCAGAAGGTCTTTCGAATAAGCAAATTGCTCAATACACAGGCCTGTCCGAAAGTACCGTAAAATTTCATTTGAAGAACATCTTCAGGCAGTTTGATTTGAAAAACCGCCAGGCTTTAGTTCAATTAGCAAATGACAAGGGTTGGATTCATTAA
- a CDS encoding DUF917 domain-containing protein, producing the protein MIELTKNDIEALEIGAAILGTGGGGNPYYGKLHAIAEMEKGSKVNLIRLSELDDDALVISVGNIGAPAVSMEKICEGNEIVRAIRAIEEDMGKKVDAIIPVEIGGANGLRPIAIAAITGLPLVDGDGMGRAFPEMQMTTFSIYGHCSVPAAMSDAHGNTVIFKNLIDEFWLERLARACVVQMGGGAGMVEAPMKGRFVKKYAVPGTVTQATNLGLAVMRSHAEKTNPIEEICAHENGKVLFEGKIVDLERNMVAGFTRGKVKIEGSGEFSQSQASIDIQNENLILKINDEVACSVPDLIIILDIETGHAITTEILRYGQKVAVLAIPCHPLLRSEKALEIIGPAAFGYPEIQYVPFS; encoded by the coding sequence ATGATTGAACTAACGAAAAATGATATTGAAGCATTGGAAATCGGTGCTGCTATTTTGGGGACCGGTGGCGGTGGTAATCCGTATTACGGGAAACTTCACGCCATTGCAGAAATGGAAAAAGGATCAAAAGTTAATCTGATTCGCTTAAGTGAATTAGATGATGATGCTTTGGTTATCTCGGTTGGTAACATTGGTGCGCCGGCTGTTTCGATGGAAAAGATATGTGAGGGTAACGAAATTGTTCGTGCTATTCGCGCTATCGAAGAAGATATGGGCAAGAAAGTTGATGCCATTATTCCGGTAGAAATTGGTGGGGCGAATGGTCTTCGTCCAATCGCTATCGCAGCGATTACCGGGTTACCTCTGGTCGATGGTGACGGTATGGGCCGCGCTTTTCCAGAAATGCAGATGACAACATTCAGCATTTATGGCCATTGCAGTGTACCCGCTGCTATGTCAGATGCTCATGGTAATACGGTTATCTTTAAGAACCTGATTGATGAGTTCTGGCTGGAACGTTTAGCCCGTGCATGTGTTGTGCAAATGGGAGGGGGGGCCGGTATGGTTGAAGCGCCAATGAAAGGTCGCTTTGTTAAGAAATACGCTGTGCCTGGAACTGTCACTCAGGCAACCAATCTTGGTTTAGCGGTGATGCGTTCACATGCCGAAAAAACGAATCCTATCGAAGAAATCTGTGCCCATGAAAATGGCAAGGTGTTGTTTGAGGGTAAAATTGTCGATCTGGAAAGAAACATGGTTGCTGGCTTTACCCGCGGTAAAGTTAAGATAGAAGGTTCTGGTGAATTTTCTCAAAGCCAAGCCAGCATTGATATTCAAAACGAAAACCTGATCCTGAAAATTAATGACGAAGTTGCTTGTAGTGTGCCAGACCTGATTATCATTCTGGATATTGAAACGGGTCATGCGATTACGACCGAAATCTTACGATACGGTCAAAAAGTCGCGGTGTTAGCGATTCCGTGCCACCCGTTACTTCGTTCCGAAAAAGCTCTGGAGATCATCGGTCCTGCGGCGTTCGGATACCCGGAAATTCAATACGTACCATTTAGCTAG
- a CDS encoding DUF1177 domain-containing protein — protein MSLKQTMTAFDLLEDSQVTGHAVVALFENFEGVTAITYPIKGNKGSTDIVRIDIPGTKGKKEQGDAPTLGIIGRLGGIGARPARIGMVSDADGAVAAIACALKLATMRQRGDRLEGDVVITTHICPFAPVRPHKPVDFMDSPVTTAEILAHEVIDECDAYLSIDTTKGNRYINHKGFAISPTVIDGYILHPADDLIELMEFVTGKRAVCFPLSTADITPYSNNLHHINSIMQPATATDKPLVGVAITTETSVPGCGTGVSHETDIATVSSFCIEVAKAYSRHACSFYSEEQFEGLKKYYGSMSHLVRESEPLYAIP, from the coding sequence ATGTCGTTAAAACAAACGATGACTGCGTTTGATTTGCTTGAAGATTCACAGGTAACAGGTCATGCTGTTGTTGCTCTGTTTGAGAACTTCGAAGGGGTCACTGCTATCACATACCCTATCAAAGGGAATAAAGGCAGTACCGATATTGTCCGAATTGATATTCCGGGGACTAAAGGTAAAAAAGAGCAGGGTGATGCGCCGACTTTGGGGATTATTGGTCGGCTCGGTGGTATTGGTGCCCGACCGGCAAGAATCGGGATGGTATCAGACGCGGATGGTGCGGTTGCTGCGATTGCCTGTGCTTTAAAACTGGCAACCATGCGGCAGCGAGGTGACCGCTTAGAAGGGGATGTGGTGATTACGACTCATATTTGTCCTTTTGCACCGGTTCGTCCGCATAAGCCTGTGGATTTTATGGATTCACCGGTAACAACTGCCGAAATTTTAGCTCATGAGGTGATTGACGAATGTGATGCGTATCTGTCGATCGATACCACGAAAGGCAACCGTTATATCAACCACAAAGGCTTTGCTATCTCTCCAACAGTGATTGATGGCTATATTCTGCATCCAGCTGATGATCTGATTGAATTAATGGAATTTGTGACGGGTAAAAGAGCCGTGTGTTTCCCACTGTCGACTGCGGATATCACACCCTATTCGAACAATCTTCACCATATTAACAGTATTATGCAGCCGGCAACGGCAACGGATAAACCTCTGGTCGGTGTTGCTATCACAACCGAAACTTCAGTGCCCGGGTGTGGTACGGGTGTGAGCCATGAAACCGATATTGCGACTGTCAGCTCGTTCTGTATTGAAGTTGCCAAGGCTTATAGTCGCCATGCATGTTCTTTTTATAGCGAAGAACAGTTTGAAGGGCTGAAAAAATACTATGGCTCGATGAGCCATCTGGTTCGTGAAAGCGAACCGCTTTATGCTATTCCTTAA
- a CDS encoding hydantoinase/oxoprolinase N-terminal domain-containing protein, giving the protein MTTCYRIGIDVGGTNTDAVLMNYNEVVATTKQPTTENVMTGIEKALSIILETSGVASADILGVMIGTTHFTNAVVERKHLTKTAVIRLCLPATLSVPPFIGWPDDIRSLIDAGSYMVKGGYEFDGRKINPLDEVHIKEIALELKSQGVTSAIVNSVFSPVNDDSEKRVAEIFAELYPECRVVLSNQVGRIGLLERENAAILNASLLALSEKTVNAFADALAVCGLHCPFFITQNDGTLMNAEFVKRFPVLTFASGPTNSMRGAVFLSGEQDAIVVDIGGTTTDVGLVQQGFPRQASSSVDIGGVRTNFRMPDMVSVGLGGGSCVNFNPGIIDNNVEVGPHSVGYRITEEALVFGGTQTTATDIAVASGRVQVGDISKVTGIDESLVASSIEKMDRMMLNVVEKNRLSSAQIPVIIVGGGSIIAPDEIGGLTVVKPNHFSVANAVGAAIAQVSGEADKIYSLTNLTRKEAIDDAVRVAIEKAVAAGASAQSIQVIDQEDVPLAYLPGNATRIRVKVVGDLEFNHD; this is encoded by the coding sequence ATGACAACATGTTATAGGATTGGCATTGATGTCGGTGGAACCAATACCGATGCCGTATTAATGAATTACAACGAAGTCGTTGCAACGACTAAGCAGCCAACGACAGAAAATGTCATGACAGGGATAGAAAAAGCACTTAGCATTATTTTAGAAACCTCTGGCGTTGCAAGTGCTGACATTCTGGGGGTGATGATTGGGACGACCCACTTCACTAACGCTGTCGTTGAGCGTAAGCACTTAACCAAGACTGCTGTTATTCGACTCTGTTTACCGGCAACCTTGAGTGTTCCTCCATTTATAGGGTGGCCGGATGATATCAGATCACTGATTGATGCAGGCAGCTACATGGTGAAAGGTGGTTATGAGTTTGACGGACGCAAAATCAATCCATTAGATGAAGTTCACATCAAAGAGATCGCTCTTGAGCTGAAGAGCCAAGGCGTTACTTCAGCCATCGTCAACAGTGTCTTCAGTCCGGTCAATGATGATTCAGAAAAACGTGTTGCGGAAATCTTCGCAGAACTTTATCCCGAATGTCGTGTTGTTCTTTCGAATCAGGTCGGTCGAATCGGCCTGTTGGAACGTGAGAATGCTGCAATTCTGAATGCCAGTTTATTAGCGCTGAGTGAAAAAACAGTCAATGCCTTTGCCGATGCATTGGCAGTGTGTGGTTTACATTGCCCGTTCTTCATCACTCAAAACGACGGTACTTTAATGAATGCTGAGTTTGTTAAGCGATTCCCGGTTCTGACTTTTGCCAGCGGCCCGACAAACTCAATGCGTGGTGCTGTATTCCTTTCAGGTGAACAGGATGCCATTGTGGTTGATATTGGTGGTACGACTACGGATGTTGGTTTGGTTCAACAGGGCTTCCCGCGTCAGGCTTCATCAAGTGTTGATATCGGCGGTGTGCGTACCAACTTCCGAATGCCGGATATGGTATCGGTTGGTTTAGGTGGTGGTAGCTGCGTGAACTTTAACCCTGGCATTATCGACAACAACGTTGAAGTGGGTCCACATAGTGTCGGTTACCGAATTACTGAAGAAGCACTGGTCTTTGGCGGTACACAGACCACTGCAACGGATATCGCTGTTGCATCCGGTCGTGTGCAAGTGGGTGACATCAGCAAAGTTACAGGTATTGACGAGTCACTTGTGGCATCTTCTATTGAGAAAATGGACAGAATGATGCTCAACGTAGTTGAGAAAAACCGTCTTTCTTCAGCTCAGATTCCAGTCATCATTGTTGGTGGTGGTTCGATTATCGCACCGGATGAAATTGGTGGTTTGACAGTGGTTAAGCCAAATCATTTTTCAGTCGCAAACGCAGTCGGTGCGGCAATTGCTCAGGTGAGTGGTGAAGCCGATAAGATTTACAGCCTGACAAATTTAACGCGTAAAGAAGCGATTGATGATGCAGTGCGTGTTGCGATTGAAAAAGCCGTTGCAGCCGGTGCGAGCGCACAAAGTATTCAAGTGATCGACCAAGAAGATGTGCCATTAGCGTATTTACCGGGAAATGCCACACGTATTCGAGTCAAAGTGGTCGGAGATTTGGAGTTTAACCATGATTGA
- a CDS encoding ABC transporter substrate-binding protein produces MKTTMVAALTAAVLTSGTVLAESYDDLTATMNVIQVVGSIDPAKMSDYTEYMMAVNLYDGLTTADTTGRIVPHLAKSWDISPDGKTFTFHLDDNAKFQDGSPLEAKDVVYSTKRMLTLNQGPAGFFQPYLDADGVKATDAHTVTFTLKQPSSAFLAMTPILFIINSDVAQEHAGENQWAEEYLASNTAGTGAYELDEWQRGSRIILERNHDYFKDAIGHPLEKVRILITNDESTIKALANKGELDLSSTYQANETLSAIDKLENYHIQQLSTASGYYVKFNNQLAPTDDVNIRKAIALAIDYDLINEDLHPGEPMAGPLASLFKDSHLDTLEPPKLDLAKAAEYVKQSKYAGRPIPITLGYVAGSAYEEEIALMMQVNLQAIGFKPTLQADPWSRITEIAAKPETTPNVNQIFFGPTYSSPLSVFYNQYSSKSAGSWASMSWLNDPKVDDMIDAAGTELNDDKRNAIYKDLQKYIVDNQVDTFLQTTYYRMAVNRCLSDMKFIPIQSFYYDFSHFNWLCRPAGR; encoded by the coding sequence ATGAAAACGACAATGGTTGCTGCGTTAACCGCAGCGGTACTTACCAGTGGCACCGTATTGGCTGAAAGCTATGATGATTTAACGGCGACAATGAACGTTATTCAGGTCGTCGGTAGTATTGACCCTGCAAAGATGTCTGACTACACCGAATACATGATGGCAGTCAACTTGTACGATGGTTTAACGACGGCTGATACAACCGGTAGGATCGTTCCTCATCTCGCAAAAAGCTGGGATATTTCACCGGATGGTAAAACATTCACTTTCCATCTCGATGACAATGCTAAATTTCAGGACGGCTCGCCGCTTGAAGCAAAAGATGTGGTCTATTCTACAAAGCGGATGCTGACGCTAAATCAGGGCCCTGCCGGCTTCTTCCAGCCATACCTTGATGCTGATGGTGTTAAAGCAACGGATGCTCACACCGTCACATTCACGCTGAAGCAACCATCGTCTGCTTTTCTGGCAATGACGCCGATTCTGTTCATTATTAATTCAGACGTAGCTCAGGAGCACGCTGGTGAAAATCAATGGGCAGAAGAATACTTAGCTTCGAACACCGCAGGTACCGGTGCGTACGAATTGGATGAGTGGCAACGTGGTAGTCGCATTATTCTTGAACGCAACCATGACTACTTCAAAGACGCTATCGGTCATCCACTTGAGAAAGTTCGTATTTTGATCACGAATGATGAATCAACCATCAAAGCGTTAGCGAATAAAGGTGAACTTGATTTAAGTAGCACTTATCAGGCGAATGAAACTTTGTCAGCCATTGATAAGCTTGAAAATTACCATATCCAACAACTGAGTACAGCAAGTGGTTACTACGTTAAATTTAACAACCAGCTAGCACCGACAGATGATGTGAATATTCGTAAAGCGATCGCTTTGGCCATTGATTACGACCTCATTAATGAAGATTTGCATCCGGGTGAACCGATGGCGGGTCCATTGGCATCATTGTTTAAAGATTCGCACTTGGATACGCTTGAACCACCAAAATTGGATCTAGCGAAAGCCGCGGAGTATGTGAAGCAATCTAAATACGCAGGTCGCCCGATTCCTATTACGTTAGGTTATGTCGCAGGATCCGCTTATGAAGAAGAAATTGCTCTGATGATGCAGGTGAACTTACAGGCAATCGGCTTTAAACCAACGCTTCAGGCTGACCCTTGGAGTCGTATTACTGAAATCGCGGCTAAGCCAGAAACAACACCGAATGTGAACCAAATTTTCTTTGGTCCGACGTACTCGTCACCGCTTTCGGTGTTCTATAACCAGTACTCTTCAAAGTCTGCAGGGTCTTGGGCGTCTATGTCATGGTTGAACGATCCAAAAGTTGACGACATGATTGATGCGGCAGGGACAGAGTTAAATGACGACAAACGTAATGCGATCTATAAAGATCTGCAAAAATACATCGTTGATAATCAGGTAGATACTTTCCTTCAGACCACTTATTACCGGATGGCGGTTAATCGCTGTTTGAGCGATATGAAGTTCATTCCGATTCAGAGCTTCTACTATGATTTCTCTCACTTTAACTGGTTGTGTCGTCCGGCAGGTCGTTAA